The following proteins are co-located in the Schistocerca nitens isolate TAMUIC-IGC-003100 chromosome 2, iqSchNite1.1, whole genome shotgun sequence genome:
- the LOC126234436 gene encoding piggyBac transposable element-derived protein 2-like: protein MAARRKHVKEFYHIERDASKIPDLLMSGEVSDLQLSENDESGPDDAESIPQCTRPGADVVTNYEEEQLEDDSCSTEEDDQNHTYAQDSNVEDSIIPSEWVFTEKSDIRWRRKSPTLQSTPIGEDQYSVQPSECDMTPIEYFSEYISHACLENMVEKTNMYALQHGKTFTPTNVTEIKAFLGLHIIMGCLKYPRVRMYWDSALHLDLMWKVCQERDFSNWDQISM from the exons aattttaTCATATTGAGAGGGATGCTTCCAAAATACCGGATTTGCTGATGTCAGGTGAGGTTTCTGACTTACAGCTCTCAGAAAACGATGAAAGTGGCCCTGATGATGCAGAATCTATTCCACAATGCACTAGACCTG GTGCTGATGTAGTCACAAACTACGAAGAGGAACAACTGGAGGACGATAGTTGCAGCACAGAAGAAGATGACCAAAATCATACTTATGCACAGGACTCAAATGTTGAAGACTCTATTATTCCATCTGAGTGGGTGTTTACTGAAAAAAGTGATAttagatggagaagaaaatcgcCTACACTCCAAAGCACACCTATAGGTGAAGACCAGTATTCAGTGCAGCCATCAGAGTGTGATATGACACCCATTGAATATTTTTCAGAGTACATTTCTCATGCTTGCTTAGAAAATATGGTTGAAAAAACCAACATGTATGCATTGCAACATGGGAAAACATTTACACCGACAAATGTAACGGAAATAAAGGCTTTCCTAGGACTTCATATAATTATGGGATGCTTGAAATACCCCAGAGTTAGAATGTATTGGGATTCAGCATTGCATTTAGATCTCATGTGGAAAGTATGTCAAGAGAGAGATTTTTCCAACTGGGATCAAATTTCCATGTAG